One region of Macadamia integrifolia cultivar HAES 741 chromosome 11, SCU_Mint_v3, whole genome shotgun sequence genomic DNA includes:
- the LOC122094356 gene encoding serine/threonine/tyrosine-protein kinase HT1-like: protein MSRNSFSSFYENTAYKHFIVPFDVELDDELLINTDNLFISDEIGSGGASTVYKGWYDDDEVAIKFIKNYSRNNEEKENLENNITNEINIMYRMKHKNVTELIGASVRPGAITIVMELLKNGSLTDYFDHLNEIDEHLHVTKSIKFALDVSTAMEYLHKGGIIHLDLKSGNKLSYFLLSFVEVEELSRLVL, encoded by the exons atACCGCTTATAAACATTTTATTGTCCCATTTGATGTTGAATTGGATGATGAATTACTGATCAATACTGATAATCTCTTTATCAGTGATGAGATTGGTAGTGGTGGAGCATCCACCGTCTACAAGGGATG gtatgatgatgatgaagtgGCTATAAAGTTCATAAAGAATTATAGCAGAAACAATGAAGAAAAGGAGAATCTGGAAAACAATATAACAAATGAGATCAATATTATGTATCGaatgaaacataaaaatgtAACCGAg TTGATTGGTGCCTCTGTGCGTCCAGGAGCTATCACTATAGTGATGGAGCTTTTGAAAAATGGATCACTAACcgattattttgatcatttaaACGAAATTGATGAGCATCTACATGTAACAAAAAGTATAAAGTTTGCTTTGGATGTTAGTACAGCCATGGAATATTTACATAAAGGGGGTATCATCCACTTGGACTTAAAGTCCGGTAATAAGCTCTCTTATTTTCTCCTATCATTTGTTGAGGTGGAAGAATTAAGCCGTTTGGTTCTTTAA